The Dioscorea cayenensis subsp. rotundata cultivar TDr96_F1 chromosome 7, TDr96_F1_v2_PseudoChromosome.rev07_lg8_w22 25.fasta, whole genome shotgun sequence genome includes a region encoding these proteins:
- the LOC120265098 gene encoding uncharacterized protein LOC120265098 — protein sequence MRIQMLCNGLNYATRQLIDAAAGGSLSSKTPEDAEILIENMASNECHWSTRQKPPKAAGIYEINDNTALAAKVEALTKRFDQFVLGTSSNSGAVLSCETCGAGHATVQCPILIASDAPVETVDYVGGAPRGPGNPYGNTYNPGWRNHPNFSWGQQQQHRPPQPQGLPPQPLQQPEKKFTTEDVLARFMISTEAKFVNINNQFAEVNTVLRNVQASIQSLENQVGKLARANLERPPGSLPSNTENNPREHLKAVTLRSGKQVEARAEEGSSTKENGVAIQEDPKPSESEVEGRKEKQDEKTLQLPTPRVPEYKPVIPYPARLKQDKDEAQFKKFLNRKLEELETVALPRNCSAVIQRKLPKKLTDPGSFIIPCVIGEGMQEKALADSGASINVMPYKLFLKLGLEDMRPTRMTIQLADRSIKKPRGVVEDVLVRVDKLIIPVDFVILDVDDDVEVPLILGRPFLNTAGALIDVKGGRMTLRVGDEEVILTLPATMKHTMDHDDPLYFTDETDMIITDCVQEVLAINHLDEFLEGMDGDECKGNNPSPTQVKQVGYVGAFPWPNNKKKSTTRKIWCKRDKKQKLGMNCTLSPPWEIDRLFFEGKGMPIKRVLTKRPRHDAASRLLTDCCLSSFPLC from the exons ATGAGGATCCAGATGCTTTGCAATGGCCTGAATTATGCAACCAGACAGCTCATCGATGCTGCAGCAGGGGGGTCATTGAGTAGTAAAACCCCTGAGGATGCTGAAAtcttgattgaaaacatggcaaGTAATGAGTGTCATTGGTCTACTAGGCAAAAACCCCCTAAGGCAGCTggaatttatgagataaatgaCAACACTGCGCTAGCCGCCAAGGTTGAGGCCCTAACAAAGAGATTCGATCAGTTTGTGTTGGGTACGAGCTCAAATTCTGGTGCAGTTTTGTCTTGCGAGACTTGTGGGGCCGGGCATGCTACTGTTCAGTGCCCAATTTTAATAGCCTCAGATGCCCCAGTTGagacagttgattatgttgggggagCTCCCAGAGGCCCGGGGAATCCTTATGGAAACACatataatccggggtggaggaatcacccaaatttttcttgggGTCAACAACAGCAACATCGGCCCCCGCAGCCACAGGGACTTCCACCTCAACCTCTTCAGCAGCCCGAGAAGAAGTTCACCACTGAAGATGTGTTAGCGAGATTTATGATCAGTACCGAGgcaaaatttgtgaacatcaacaatcaatTCGCTGAAGTGAACACTGTTTTGAGGAATGTTCAGGCCTCCATTCAATCATTGGAAAACCAGGTTGGGAAACTTGCTAGGGCAAATTTGGAGCGCCCACCGGGTAGCTTACCTAGTAACACTGAAAATAATCCGAGGGAGCATTTGAAAGCCGTCACTCTCAGGAGCGGGAAACAGGTGGAAGCACGAGCCGAGGAGGGCTCAAGCACTAAAGAGAATGGGGTAGCCATACAGGAAGACCCTAAGCCATCTGAGAGTGAAGTTGAAGGAAGAAAGGAAAAGCAAGATGAGAAAACCCTTCAACTACCAACACCAAGGGTGCCAGAGTACAAGCCGGTCATTCCCTATCCGGCTAGGTTGAAGCAAGATAAAGATGAggctcaattcaagaaattccttaat agaaaattggaggaattaGAAACAGTTGCATTACCACGGAACTGCTCTGCGGTGATTCAGAGGAAGCTCCCTAAGAAATTAACTGATCCCGggagtttcattattccatgtgtgATTGGGGAAGGCATGCAAGAAAAGGCCTTGGCAGATTCTGGGGCCAGCATCAATGTAATGCCCTACAAGCTGTTTTTGAAACTAGGATTGGAAGACATGAGGCCTACAAGGATGACAATACAACTTGCAGACCGGTCCATAAAGAAGCCCCGTGGTGTCGTTGAGGATGTGCTAGTTAGAGTTGACAAGCTTATTATCCCTgtggattttgttattcttgacgtggatgatgatgttgaagtcccATTGATCCTCGGGCGACCATTTCTTAACACCGCCGGTGCCCTCATTGATGTAAAGGGGGGAAGAATGACATTGAGAgtgggggatgaggaagtcattcTTACACTCCCCGCTACTATGAAACACACCATGGACCATGATGATCCCCTCTATTTTACTGACGAAACTGATATGATTATtactgattgtgtgcaggaggtcttGGCGATTAACCACTTGGATGAATTCTTGGAAGGAATGGATGGCGATGAGTGCAAGGGGAACAATCCATCTCCCACACAAGTAAAGCAGGTAGGCTATGTGGGGGCATTTCCGTGGccgaataataagaagaaatcaaccacTAGAAAAATTTGGTGCAAGAGGGACAAGAAACagaaattggggatgaattGCACACTATCACCACCATGGGAGATCGATCGACTATTCTTCGAGGGGAAGG gtATGCCGATCAAGAGAGTTCTAACAAAGCGGCCACGGCACGATGCGGCATCAAGACTTCTCACGGATTGTTGCCTCTCCTCCTTTCCCCTTTGCTAG